One region of Pseudomonas glycinae genomic DNA includes:
- a CDS encoding DUF4404 family protein, translating into MPAQELQKQLNALREQLDQNPPLTEAERADLHALMKQIELELELETKTKDSNIADGVNLAVERFEVDHPTIAGTLRNIMNSLVSMGI; encoded by the coding sequence ATGCCCGCTCAAGAACTGCAGAAACAGCTCAATGCCCTGCGCGAGCAACTGGATCAAAATCCTCCGCTGACCGAAGCCGAGCGCGCTGATCTACATGCCCTGATGAAACAGATCGAACTGGAACTTGAACTGGAAACCAAAACCAAGGACTCCAACATTGCCGATGGTGTGAACCTGGCCGTTGAGCGCTTTGAAGTTGATCACCCCACCATCGCCGGCACACTGCGCAACATCATGAATTCCCTGGTCAGCATGGGCATCTGA
- a CDS encoding VacJ family lipoprotein has translation MRWSHPLAQLCVCASVMLVPFAAQAATEEDPWESVNRPIFQFNDFVDTYALKPLAQGYEFVTPQFLEDGIHNMFRNVGDVTNLANNILQAKPAAAGVDTARLIFNTTFGLLGFFDVGTKMGLNRSDEDFGQTLGYWGVGSGPYVMLPLMGPSTLRDAPSKYVDSFTGPYRYINDVPVRNSIFGLNIVDTRASLLSSEKLISGDKYTFIRNAYLQNREFKVKDGQVEDDF, from the coding sequence ATGCGCTGGAGCCATCCTCTTGCTCAGCTTTGTGTATGTGCCAGCGTGATGCTGGTGCCGTTCGCCGCTCAAGCCGCAACGGAAGAAGACCCTTGGGAAAGCGTCAACCGTCCGATCTTCCAGTTCAACGATTTCGTCGACACCTATGCGCTGAAGCCGCTGGCGCAGGGCTACGAATTTGTTACTCCGCAATTCCTGGAAGACGGCATCCACAACATGTTCCGCAACGTCGGTGATGTCACCAACCTGGCGAACAACATTCTTCAGGCCAAACCGGCTGCGGCCGGCGTCGACACCGCGCGCCTGATCTTCAACACCACCTTCGGCCTGCTCGGATTCTTCGACGTCGGCACCAAAATGGGCCTGAACCGCAGCGACGAAGACTTCGGCCAGACCCTCGGCTACTGGGGCGTCGGCAGCGGTCCTTACGTGATGCTGCCGCTGATGGGCCCGAGCACCCTGCGCGACGCGCCGTCCAAGTACGTCGACAGCTTCACCGGCCCGTACCGCTACATCAACGATGTGCCGGTGCGTAACTCGATTTTCGGCCTGAACATCGTTGATACCCGCGCCAGCCTGCTGTCGAGCGAGAAGCTGATCAGCGGCGACAAGTACACCTTCATCCGCAACGCCTACCTGCAGAACCGCGAGTTCAAGGTCAAGGACGGGCAGGTTGAAGACGATTTCTGA
- the rssB gene encoding two-component system response regulator RssB, which produces MPKTSATLLIIDDDEVVRASLAAYLEDSGFSVLQASNGQQGLQVFEQDTPDLVICDLRMPQMGGLELIRQVTERSPQTPVIVVSGAGVMNDAVEALRLGAADYLIKPLEDLAVLEHSVRRALDRARLLLENQRYREKLEKANRELEASLNLLQEDQNAGRQVQMNMLPESPWAIDEFRFAHQIIPSLYLSGDFVDYFRVDERRVAFYLADVSGHGASSAFVTVLLKFMTTRLLFESKRNGTLPEFKPSEVLGHINRGLISCKLGKHVTMVGGVIDEETGLLTYSIGGHLPLPVLYTPDSVRYLEGRGLPVGLFNEATYEDHVLELPPTFSLTLMSDGILDLLPEPTLKEKEAALPQKVKSAGGSLDGLRQVFGLATLGEMPDDIALLVLSRNL; this is translated from the coding sequence ATGCCAAAAACCAGTGCCACGCTGCTGATAATCGATGATGACGAAGTAGTGCGCGCGAGCCTCGCGGCCTATTTGGAAGACAGTGGTTTCAGCGTCTTGCAGGCCAGTAACGGCCAGCAGGGTCTTCAGGTATTCGAGCAAGACACGCCCGACTTGGTCATCTGCGATCTGCGCATGCCGCAGATGGGCGGTCTCGAACTCATCCGTCAGGTCACTGAGCGGTCACCGCAGACTCCGGTGATCGTGGTCTCGGGCGCCGGCGTGATGAACGACGCGGTCGAGGCCCTGCGACTGGGCGCGGCGGATTACCTGATCAAGCCTCTCGAAGATCTGGCCGTGCTCGAGCATTCCGTGCGCCGGGCCCTGGATCGTGCGCGCCTGCTGCTGGAAAACCAGCGCTACCGCGAGAAACTGGAAAAGGCCAACCGCGAACTCGAAGCCAGCCTGAACCTGCTCCAGGAGGACCAGAACGCCGGTCGCCAGGTGCAGATGAACATGTTGCCGGAAAGTCCGTGGGCCATCGACGAGTTCAGGTTCGCGCACCAGATCATCCCGTCGCTGTACCTGTCGGGTGATTTTGTCGACTACTTTCGGGTCGACGAGCGCCGGGTGGCGTTCTACTTGGCGGACGTTTCCGGTCACGGTGCTTCTTCGGCGTTCGTCACCGTATTGTTGAAGTTCATGACCACGCGCTTGCTGTTCGAATCCAAGCGCAACGGCACGCTGCCGGAATTCAAGCCTTCGGAAGTCCTCGGTCATATCAACCGGGGGCTGATCAGTTGTAAGCTGGGTAAACACGTCACAATGGTCGGTGGAGTCATCGACGAGGAGACCGGTTTGTTGACCTATAGCATCGGCGGCCATCTGCCGTTGCCTGTGTTGTACACGCCTGACAGTGTTCGCTACCTCGAAGGGCGCGGTCTGCCGGTGGGGCTTTTCAACGAAGCCACCTACGAAGACCACGTGCTTGAGCTGCCACCGACGTTCAGCCTGACGCTGATGTCTGATGGCATTCTGGATCTTTTGCCAGAGCCCACACTCAAAGAGAAAGAAGCCGCTTTGCCGCAAAAGGTGAAGTCGGCGGGCGGCAGCCTGGATGGTCTGCGGCAGGTTTTTGGATTGGCCACGCTAGGGGAGATGCCGGATGATATCGCCCTGTTGGTGTTGAGCAGGAATCTTTGA
- the rssC gene encoding anti-sigma factor antagonist RssC produces the protein MSTGRIQFAEQDGTFVLKFVGEVRLTLCSALDATIEKIFTALNFNAIVIDLTETRSIDSTTLGLLAKLSILSRQKVGLLPTVVTTHEDITRLLQSMGFEQVFNIVNHPVPCPECLDDLPDQDQSEEVVRIKVLEAHKILMGLNDSNREAFHDLVNALERH, from the coding sequence ATGAGTACCGGTAGAATCCAGTTCGCCGAGCAGGACGGCACCTTCGTCCTGAAGTTCGTCGGTGAAGTTCGCCTGACCCTGTGTTCGGCGTTGGATGCGACTATTGAAAAAATCTTCACCGCGCTGAATTTCAACGCGATCGTGATCGATTTGACCGAAACCCGCAGCATCGACAGCACCACCCTGGGCCTGTTGGCCAAGCTGTCGATCCTGTCGCGGCAGAAGGTCGGCCTGCTGCCGACCGTGGTCACCACCCACGAGGACATCACCCGTCTGTTGCAGTCGATGGGTTTCGAGCAGGTGTTCAATATCGTCAATCATCCCGTGCCGTGCCCGGAATGCCTTGATGATCTGCCGGATCAGGATCAGTCGGAAGAGGTGGTGCGGATCAAGGTGCTTGAAGCGCACAAGATCCTCATGGGCCTGAACGACTCCAACCGCGAAGCCTTCCATGACCTGGTGAATGCCCTCGAGCGGCATTGA
- the tal gene encoding transaldolase, which translates to MTSKLEQLKQFTTVVADTGDFEAIARVKPVDATTNPSLLLKAAAIPAYAELLNASVRDCKGDVGLASDRFGVAVGQEILKVIPGRISTEVDARLSFDQDAVLKRAHRLIELYDKAGVGRDRVLIKIASTWEGIRAAEILEKEGIQTNLTLLFSFAQAAACADAGVFLISPFVGRIYDWYKKANGNDYTGADDPGVQSVTRIYNYYKANDYKTVVMGASFRNLSQIEQLAGCDRLTISPDLIEKLAADTGKLERKLAPGHAGEARLSLNEAQFRWLSNEDAMATEKLAEGIRQFARDQEKLEALLQAKL; encoded by the coding sequence ATGACTTCCAAGCTGGAACAACTCAAACAGTTCACCACCGTCGTGGCCGACACCGGCGACTTCGAAGCGATTGCCCGGGTCAAACCGGTCGACGCCACCACCAACCCTTCCCTGCTGCTCAAGGCAGCGGCGATTCCGGCCTACGCCGAACTGCTGAACGCCAGCGTGCGCGACTGCAAGGGCGATGTCGGCTTGGCCAGCGACCGTTTCGGCGTCGCGGTCGGTCAGGAAATCCTTAAAGTGATCCCGGGCCGCATTTCCACTGAAGTGGATGCGCGCCTGTCGTTCGACCAGGACGCGGTGCTCAAGCGCGCCCATCGCCTGATCGAGCTGTATGACAAGGCCGGCGTTGGCCGTGACCGCGTGCTGATCAAGATCGCTTCGACTTGGGAAGGCATCCGCGCCGCCGAGATCCTGGAAAAGGAAGGTATCCAGACCAACCTGACCCTGCTGTTCTCCTTCGCTCAGGCCGCTGCCTGCGCCGATGCCGGCGTGTTCCTGATCTCGCCGTTCGTGGGCCGCATCTACGACTGGTACAAAAAGGCCAACGGCAACGACTACACCGGTGCCGACGATCCGGGCGTACAGTCCGTGACGCGCATCTACAACTACTACAAGGCCAATGACTACAAGACCGTGGTCATGGGTGCGAGCTTCCGCAACCTCAGTCAGATCGAGCAACTGGCCGGCTGCGACCGCCTGACCATCAGCCCGGACCTGATCGAGAAACTGGCGGCCGACACCGGCAAGCTGGAACGCAAACTTGCTCCGGGCCATGCCGGCGAAGCGCGCCTGAGCCTCAACGAAGCGCAATTCCGCTGGTTGTCCAACGAAGACGCGATGGCTACCGAGAAACTGGCCGAAGGCATTCGTCAGTTTGCCCGCGACCAGGAAAAACTCGAGGCGCTGCTGCAAGCCAAGCTGTAA
- a CDS encoding low molecular weight protein-tyrosine-phosphatase: MFKKILVVCVGNICRSPTAELLLRNALTPSAISVTSAGLSARVGEGMESTARQVLEERGHSAEGFKARQLTADIVNESDLILVMEKQHVNQVLKIASHARGKVFLLGKWQSEREIQDPYRQGQAAFIHAHALIEDAVSSWAQRLAR, encoded by the coding sequence TTGTTCAAAAAGATTCTTGTCGTTTGCGTAGGCAATATCTGCCGAAGTCCGACAGCGGAACTTCTGTTGCGCAATGCGCTGACCCCCTCGGCGATCAGTGTGACCTCCGCGGGCCTGTCTGCGCGGGTCGGCGAAGGCATGGAGTCGACCGCGCGCCAGGTGCTGGAAGAGCGCGGCCACAGTGCCGAAGGGTTCAAGGCGCGGCAACTGACAGCGGACATCGTCAATGAATCAGACCTGATTCTGGTGATGGAAAAACAACATGTTAATCAAGTACTGAAGATTGCCTCTCACGCCAGGGGCAAAGTGTTTCTGCTGGGCAAGTGGCAGAGCGAACGAGAAATACAGGACCCGTATCGTCAGGGGCAAGCCGCTTTTATTCATGCCCATGCATTGATTGAAGATGCTGTTAGCTCATGGGCGCAACGCCTGGCGCGTTGA
- a CDS encoding polysaccharide biosynthesis tyrosine autokinase → MQLPSVIGTRENDQDSIDLLGIFGSLIDQKWLIGAFTGAFMMTGVAYAILATPVYLANALVQVEPKKNDMLGFSDLNSMLGGQSPSVTEIGIIKSRAVIGKTVDDLRLDIDVTPNTFPLIGGFLSRRYRGETELSVAPPRFGLSSYAWGGERLEFAKLNLPKELLGKKLTLIAGEQHRFQLLDDNDNLLVDGVAGEAFAQDGVEGQITQLLANPGTRFEVVRYPRIVTIQGYQDALDISEQGKESGIIRLALASSDAAEAVKILNKIAALYVDQNVRRTSAEAAQSLAFLQSQLPQVKRDLAKASDALNAYQTHGKTVNISLETQSVLGQSVALETRISELKLQQAEMDRKFTKQHPAYRALMTQIGELTQQQRSLEGKVQDLPATQQELLNLTRDVEVASQIYTQLLNKSQELDIIRAGAVGNVRLVDTADVDLTSPVKPKKALIVLIATFLGAFVGVALVLLRKSLSKGLEGPEAIEQLGLPVYASIPYSALQQEEDSKKVRAKVAADTPAYLLALRNPTDLSIESIRSLRTCLHFAALDSTNNRIMISGPSPQVGKTFVSSNLAAVMAQSGQRVVLIDADMRKGHLHKTLNTPITNGLSDLLVKRCTLEQAINKVEVDNLHFISRGQVPPNPSELLMHANFRDLLAQLSERYDVVIIDTPPLLAVTDAAIVGREAGISLIVARFGVNPVKEIEMTIRRFAQNGIELKGAVFNGVEKRAASYYGNGSYYNYEYASDQS, encoded by the coding sequence ATGCAGTTACCGTCAGTAATCGGCACCCGTGAAAATGATCAAGACAGTATTGATCTTCTCGGCATCTTCGGCAGCCTGATCGATCAGAAGTGGTTGATCGGTGCGTTCACCGGCGCGTTCATGATGACCGGTGTGGCCTATGCGATCTTGGCCACGCCGGTGTATCTGGCCAATGCGCTGGTGCAGGTCGAACCGAAAAAGAACGACATGCTCGGTTTTTCCGACCTCAACAGCATGCTCGGCGGGCAATCGCCGTCGGTGACCGAAATCGGCATCATCAAATCCCGCGCGGTGATCGGCAAGACAGTCGACGACCTGCGCCTGGACATCGACGTCACCCCCAACACCTTCCCGCTGATCGGCGGCTTTCTTTCCCGGCGTTATCGCGGTGAGACCGAACTCAGCGTCGCGCCGCCGCGTTTCGGCCTGAGCAGCTACGCCTGGGGCGGTGAACGCCTGGAGTTTGCCAAGCTCAATCTGCCCAAGGAATTGCTGGGCAAGAAGCTCACCCTGATTGCCGGCGAGCAGCATCGCTTTCAGCTGTTGGACGACAACGACAACTTGCTGGTCGACGGCGTGGCAGGCGAAGCCTTCGCCCAGGACGGCGTAGAAGGGCAGATCACGCAGCTGTTGGCCAACCCCGGGACCCGTTTCGAAGTGGTGCGCTACCCACGAATCGTGACCATTCAGGGTTATCAAGACGCGCTGGACATCTCCGAGCAAGGCAAGGAATCGGGGATCATCCGTCTGGCCCTGGCCAGCAGCGACGCCGCCGAAGCGGTGAAGATCCTCAACAAGATCGCCGCGCTGTACGTCGATCAGAACGTGCGCCGGACTTCGGCCGAAGCGGCGCAGAGCCTGGCCTTCCTGCAAAGCCAGTTGCCGCAGGTCAAGCGTGATCTGGCCAAGGCCAGCGACGCGCTCAACGCCTATCAGACCCACGGCAAGACCGTGAACATCTCGCTGGAAACCCAATCAGTCCTCGGTCAGTCCGTGGCGCTCGAAACGCGGATTTCCGAGCTGAAACTGCAGCAGGCGGAGATGGACCGCAAGTTCACCAAGCAGCACCCGGCCTATCGCGCGCTGATGACCCAGATCGGTGAACTGACCCAACAACAGCGCTCGCTGGAAGGCAAGGTTCAGGACCTGCCGGCCACGCAGCAGGAACTGCTCAACCTGACCCGCGATGTCGAAGTCGCTTCGCAGATCTACACCCAGTTGCTGAACAAATCCCAGGAGCTGGACATCATTCGCGCCGGTGCCGTGGGTAACGTGCGCCTGGTGGATACGGCGGACGTCGACCTGACCAGCCCGGTCAAACCGAAAAAAGCCCTGATCGTGTTGATCGCCACTTTCCTCGGCGCCTTCGTCGGCGTGGCGCTGGTGCTGTTGCGCAAATCCCTGAGCAAGGGCCTGGAAGGGCCGGAAGCCATAGAGCAGCTTGGCTTGCCGGTCTACGCGTCGATTCCCTACAGCGCCCTGCAACAGGAAGAGGACAGCAAAAAAGTCCGGGCCAAAGTCGCGGCGGACACGCCGGCGTACCTGCTGGCCCTGCGCAACCCGACGGACCTGTCCATTGAATCGATTCGCAGCCTGCGCACCTGCCTGCACTTCGCGGCGCTGGATTCGACCAACAACCGCATCATGATTTCCGGCCCGAGCCCGCAGGTCGGCAAGACCTTCGTCTCTTCCAACCTCGCAGCGGTCATGGCGCAGAGCGGGCAGCGCGTGGTGCTGATCGACGCCGACATGCGCAAGGGGCATCTGCACAAAACGCTGAACACGCCGATCACCAACGGTTTGTCCGATCTGCTGGTCAAGCGCTGCACCCTCGAACAGGCGATCAACAAGGTCGAAGTCGACAACCTGCACTTCATCAGCCGTGGCCAGGTCCCGCCCAACCCTTCCGAACTGTTGATGCACGCGAATTTCCGCGACCTGTTGGCGCAACTCAGCGAGCGCTATGACGTGGTGATCATCGACACGCCACCGCTGCTGGCGGTGACCGATGCGGCGATTGTCGGTCGCGAAGCCGGCATCAGTCTGATCGTCGCGCGGTTCGGGGTGAACCCGGTCAAGGAAATCGAAATGACGATTCGTCGTTTCGCCCAGAACGGTATCGAGTTGAAGGGCGCGGTGTTCAACGGCGTCGAGAAGCGCGCGGCCAGCTATTACGGCAACGGCAGCTATTACAACTACGAATACGCGTCCGACCAGTCATGA
- a CDS encoding glycosyltransferase — translation MKKILHVAETIKGGVATVIRTISAAPEDGRYELVYLVPLDQKKELHGIDPQRIRTFARSGRNVPSLLRFAWQLARVLLKEKPDVVHLHSTFSGVIGRCVCVLLRPWRKPKIVYCPHAFSFLMESSPIKQKVYAWIERVLQKVTDKIICVSQFELDKAAKFGIERQRMTLIYNGIDHKDEERKVVDPAPIHLLFVGRLDYQKGFDVLLKAYSEAQRSDLRLTVVGSAVNEDVVECPPLDGVEYLPWVTPTEVHALYRKADALIVPSRWEGFAMVPLEGMALGLPVIASDCTSLPELVTHGVSGYVFPAGDHQALAERLKKIQKPALSALGIEGRRIVRERFSAALMIRQTYDVYSAPSY, via the coding sequence GTGAAAAAAATACTGCACGTGGCGGAAACGATCAAAGGCGGGGTGGCGACAGTCATCCGCACGATTTCGGCGGCTCCGGAAGACGGGCGCTATGAGCTGGTGTATCTGGTCCCGCTCGACCAGAAGAAAGAACTGCACGGCATCGATCCACAGCGGATCCGCACCTTCGCCCGAAGCGGGCGGAATGTGCCGTCGCTGCTGCGTTTCGCCTGGCAACTGGCGCGGGTCCTGCTCAAGGAAAAACCGGATGTGGTGCATTTGCACAGCACCTTTTCCGGGGTGATCGGCCGTTGCGTGTGCGTGCTTTTGCGGCCGTGGCGCAAGCCGAAAATCGTCTACTGCCCCCATGCGTTTTCGTTCCTGATGGAAAGCTCGCCGATCAAGCAGAAAGTCTATGCGTGGATCGAGCGGGTGCTGCAGAAGGTCACGGACAAGATCATCTGTGTCAGCCAGTTCGAGCTGGACAAGGCCGCGAAGTTTGGCATCGAGCGCCAGCGCATGACGTTGATCTACAACGGCATCGACCACAAGGATGAAGAACGCAAAGTCGTTGATCCGGCACCGATTCATCTGCTGTTCGTCGGTCGCCTCGACTACCAGAAAGGCTTCGACGTATTGCTCAAGGCCTACAGCGAAGCACAGCGCAGCGACCTGAGACTGACGGTGGTGGGCAGCGCGGTGAACGAGGACGTCGTCGAATGTCCGCCGCTGGACGGGGTGGAATACCTGCCCTGGGTGACGCCAACCGAGGTACACGCGCTGTATCGGAAAGCCGATGCGCTGATCGTCCCGAGCCGCTGGGAAGGCTTTGCCATGGTGCCGCTGGAAGGCATGGCGCTGGGCCTGCCGGTGATCGCCAGCGACTGCACGTCGTTGCCCGAACTGGTCACCCATGGTGTGTCCGGTTACGTGTTCCCCGCCGGTGATCACCAGGCGCTGGCCGAGCGCCTGAAGAAAATCCAGAAGCCTGCGTTGTCGGCCCTCGGCATCGAAGGTCGGCGCATCGTCCGCGAGCGTTTCAGCGCCGCGTTGATGATCCGCCAGACCTACGACGTGTATTCCGCTCCCTCTTATTAA
- a CDS encoding polysaccharide pyruvyl transferase family protein: MNVTILHGYSASNSGDGLLVDLAIALVQRNFGEDTAISVVASDPDSFKYLPHPRFDAPVMAAKGLGRVKQAVFLNQSYAGLADLLKKTDLIVGVGGGYMRSKSAFEHIKLKLGHAKQLETAILSKVPSVYLPQSIGPFHGDSDKIVGHYASADAVFVRDNRSSALFDACENVYRAPDLAVQALAGKILQQPKFTRCASTPATVCVVLRKPPAWSKEKKLAYVANLKVLLQRLKNKSKVVCAVQSAVRGNDDGAFYRELGITEDLLPLKATLAKYQPDLVISVRLHGAIESLLSGVPAYHISYERKGFGAYQDMGVEDWVINGGDINVDTIIDTVYAPDALSNFGKRLTDTCREIEAKTVAMDDIIKGVIR; the protein is encoded by the coding sequence ATGAACGTAACGATTTTGCATGGCTACAGTGCCTCCAATTCCGGCGATGGTCTGTTGGTCGATCTGGCCATCGCCCTGGTGCAGCGCAACTTTGGCGAAGACACCGCGATCAGCGTGGTTGCGTCCGATCCGGACTCTTTCAAGTACCTGCCGCACCCGCGTTTCGACGCGCCGGTGATGGCGGCCAAGGGTTTGGGCCGAGTCAAACAGGCGGTGTTTCTCAATCAGTCCTACGCCGGGCTGGCGGATCTGCTGAAGAAAACCGATCTGATCGTCGGCGTCGGCGGCGGCTACATGCGCTCGAAAAGTGCCTTCGAGCACATCAAGCTGAAACTCGGCCACGCCAAGCAACTGGAAACCGCGATCCTCAGCAAAGTGCCGTCGGTGTACCTGCCGCAAAGCATCGGGCCGTTCCACGGCGACAGCGACAAGATCGTCGGCCACTACGCCAGCGCCGATGCGGTGTTTGTGCGCGATAACCGTTCCTCGGCGCTGTTCGATGCCTGTGAAAATGTCTACCGCGCACCGGACCTCGCGGTGCAGGCGCTGGCCGGCAAGATCCTTCAGCAACCCAAGTTCACCCGCTGCGCCTCGACGCCGGCCACGGTGTGCGTGGTGCTGCGCAAGCCGCCAGCGTGGAGCAAGGAAAAGAAGCTGGCTTATGTGGCCAACCTGAAGGTGCTGCTGCAGCGCTTGAAGAACAAAAGCAAAGTGGTCTGCGCCGTACAGAGCGCGGTGCGCGGTAACGATGACGGCGCGTTCTATCGCGAACTGGGCATCACCGAAGACTTGCTGCCGTTGAAGGCAACGCTGGCCAAATACCAACCGGACCTGGTGATTTCCGTACGCCTGCACGGCGCGATCGAATCGCTGCTCTCGGGCGTGCCGGCGTACCACATCAGCTACGAACGCAAAGGCTTCGGCGCCTATCAGGACATGGGCGTCGAGGACTGGGTCATCAACGGCGGCGACATCAATGTCGACACCATCATCGACACGGTTTACGCGCCGGACGCGCTGTCGAATTTCGGCAAACGCCTGACCGACACCTGCCGCGAGATCGAGGCGAAAACCGTGGCCATGGACGACATCATCAAGGGCGTCATTCGATGA
- a CDS encoding polysaccharide biosynthesis C-terminal domain-containing protein, whose translation MIFRLLLRGGALGAKFLLVLAITHYLGYEALGFYGVVVAASLIASKFYSVGFSSEINRLISVGGSSRRVVDKVLLLYLAVGLALSVLTVVIYSLFQSVEATTALIACVTLVLLTEHLSFEINSFVFSAQKATAGALLFFIKTGLWALLAVGGMALGWVSAIASVLWLWVIANVLVIVAGYLIVVNVHRGREEGTLATAAVWKAGLPFYLGTGLIALSQYAERFLIIDLEPYASLGKYVYAWSAANTLQALSYAVVAVVGIPLLAKRYQADQQPFTVRQLFVNKWVARSLAVSAAVAVGIYLFFNVVLDYVATSVPRPDNGILGVLIFSFALRAIGDIVWGGLIASKNSRVSLASAAICLLVSVPVSYLLIKHWSIYGAAWGNVFAIIVQLGVIALLTRATRAKKAVVSWA comes from the coding sequence ATGATATTCCGGCTGTTGCTGCGGGGCGGGGCACTGGGCGCGAAGTTCTTGCTGGTGCTCGCCATCACCCATTATCTCGGTTACGAGGCGCTGGGTTTTTACGGCGTGGTGGTCGCGGCGTCGTTGATCGCGTCGAAGTTCTACAGCGTCGGTTTCAGTTCCGAGATCAACCGGCTGATCAGCGTGGGCGGCAGTTCGCGCCGGGTCGTGGACAAAGTGCTGCTGCTGTACCTGGCCGTGGGCCTGGCGTTGTCGGTGCTGACGGTGGTGATCTATTCGCTGTTCCAGTCGGTGGAAGCGACCACCGCACTGATCGCCTGCGTGACGCTGGTGCTGCTCACCGAACACCTGTCATTCGAGATCAACTCGTTCGTGTTTTCTGCACAGAAAGCCACGGCGGGTGCGCTGCTGTTTTTCATCAAGACCGGGCTCTGGGCGCTGCTGGCCGTGGGCGGAATGGCGCTCGGCTGGGTGTCCGCAATCGCCAGCGTGCTGTGGCTGTGGGTCATCGCCAACGTGCTGGTGATCGTCGCCGGTTACTTGATTGTGGTGAATGTTCATCGCGGGCGGGAAGAGGGAACCCTGGCGACGGCGGCCGTGTGGAAAGCCGGGTTGCCGTTTTACCTCGGCACGGGTCTGATCGCCCTGAGTCAGTATGCCGAGCGCTTTCTGATCATCGACCTTGAACCCTACGCCAGCCTCGGTAAATACGTGTACGCGTGGTCGGCGGCCAACACCTTGCAGGCGTTGTCTTACGCGGTGGTGGCGGTGGTCGGCATTCCGCTGCTCGCCAAGCGTTATCAGGCCGATCAGCAACCGTTCACGGTCCGGCAGTTGTTCGTGAACAAATGGGTCGCGCGGTCGCTGGCGGTGTCGGCGGCGGTCGCGGTGGGCATTTATCTGTTCTTCAACGTGGTGCTCGATTACGTCGCCACCAGCGTTCCGCGTCCGGACAACGGAATTCTCGGCGTGCTGATTTTCTCCTTCGCCCTGCGTGCCATTGGCGACATCGTCTGGGGCGGGTTGATCGCCTCGAAAAACAGCCGGGTGTCCCTCGCCAGTGCGGCCATTTGTCTGTTGGTTTCAGTGCCGGTCAGTTACCTGCTGATCAAGCACTGGTCGATCTACGGCGCGGCCTGGGGCAACGTGTTTGCGATCATCGTGCAGCTCGGCGTGATTGCGTTGCTGACTCGCGCCACTCGCGCGAAAAAGGCTGTCGTGTCATGGGCCTGA